The genomic segment CGCTCAGGTACGTAAAGACAGACACCTGTGGGGACAAGTACAAGTCTCAACAGTCCCACTGcgtcctcagatctgatcacagaaaccacattctGAAGTGATCTTTAATCACAGACCTCATCCTGTGATCAGTGTATCACAGTATTATTACAATATTCAGTGCTCAGTCACTGTCACTATGTCAACTCTGATTCCCGTATCATTTCCCTTTTCTAGTGTTTCTAGCTTttttctgctcctctctctctcgctctgtcactgacacacacacacacacacacacacacacacacacacacagcgccgACAGCAGAAACATGGTCTCCACATCCGATCCTATGTGGTCACAGAAGAAGCATCCAGGACACATTTTTACGTTCACACTGTACAAGATGTGGCTATAATCAGATGAATGAGGACAGATATGCTCACTAGGTCTTTGTGATTATGACTCCTCTCTgatgtctgtctctcaggtgtcCAGTGCTGTCACGTCTTTGCAGTTGGCTGTGGCCGAGTTAGAGGCCGGGAACCTGGGCTTCGCTCTGCAGTACAGCAAAGAGGCCATCTTGGCCTCAGAGAGAGCCTTCTTTGacccctctctcctccacctcctctacTTCCCCGATGACCAGAAGTTTGCCATCTACATACCACTCTTCCTGCCCATGTGTGTGCCTATTCTGCTGTCGGTGCTCAAGATGGTGTCTGAAGCCAGACAGAGACGCAGAGACAAACAAGCCAAGAAGGACTGAGAGATACTTGAGAAGATAAAGATGTGACAAACATGAGAGAGAAAGCAATCCTCTGTGAAGGCAGCTCAGTTTGCTCAGGTGCCCACTGTATGTCCATACTCTGTCACATTAACAATCCACATCAACACTGAAGGGTATTAATGTCGTTCATGGACCATAACCTACatcctttgtttttttgacttcttctgctacaaacacacaaaccgaCAAACGCTGCCAAAAAGAAACTGTTGTGAGTGACATTGAAGTGGAAAGGTAACATTTGCTGCCTTTGGAGTGTGGGCTTTAAGAATCAATTCTGTGTGATTTTTTATGATGTTTATCATTAGTAATGAAAGAATGCACTGTACTTTACTAAACACTTGAACTGTTgtaaatgtgtatatgttttatttgaatgacACTTTTTAAGTTATGAACAAATAAAGAAGGTTTAAGTTGTGATGCCTTTGTTTCTGACTTCCCATTGTAATTTGAAGAAACTATTAATGAATTAGTATTAACATTTATTGAGATCTTTTACAGACTTCTGTCTCAGTCTGTGGTGTTTGGCTCATGTCATTCACTGTTTAATTTCTAGAGAAACTAGTAAATGCATCgtcatttctcatttttgtAATTGTCATCAAAAAGCTGGAAATTGCATTTGCTGACCTTTTGATCAAATggcatgtttgtttctttgtttttgtggccaaaatctttattttaatcCTTTTTAATTATATAATCTTGTTCCTCATTTCATAAATTAAGTTTGGccagtgtgtgaaaatgttttaatgagccatcattgtccttttgttttcctcattgTAGAAGATcatgctataaaaaaaaaaacccctcagAACACCTCAACGAGAGCAGTGGTGTAGTGGTCCCTGGAGAAGTGGGTATACTCTcagttttcaccttttttttttttttaaagtagtcCAGAAAAAAAGCCCTATTTTAGAAACAGTGACATGTAAGACTACTCTATTTAGTTTACCCAAAAATCTGTCATTTCTACTTGCTCACTATTCTAAAATGATCATGACTTGATTAGGAGCAGTTTGTAGTTACTACTGGTCACACAAGCAGCCTGGatgaatgtaaaatgtatttatcatgAGGCAAACATggtgtttgcacatttatttaaataaaatacttcaAATCTGAAACTGACAATGCATCCTTGTTCATATTTcatctaaaataaaacacacaaatcattctCTTCCAAACATCAAAACCAATCAGATAAACTTAAAAGTGCACTGTTATAgaattgaaataaatgatttgGTTTTCAATAGCTGAACCCTATTTTTATAGCATACTTCGTTAGATATTTATAAATATCGCTACAAATATTGAATATCATCATTTTTTGAACATGTTCGTTTACCCTTAAATCTTTCAACAAAATAATGTTACCGCTGcttgttgtgttatttcttcATCTGTTGTTTGGTCTGCTGCTGTTATCGTAGTCAAGTGGCACTGGCACCTGAGTGGTTGGCGATATTTTCCTCGGCATGACCCGCCCtactctgcctctgattggctcatcAGTCCTCATGCCTAAAGTGAACCAATCTAATCAGTGAAAGCAGCGAGTACCAGCCAAttagaggcagaggagggtgGCTCATGGCTTCACCATCCTTAAGGAAAAAATGGGAAATCTACTGAATGGTGCGCATCAGGGGGGATTTAGAAGTGGGTATACCCAATGCTGACTGAAAAATAAGTGGGTATACGCCGTATACCGCCGTATACCCTGGACTACACCTCTGCTGGAGAATATAAGTCTAATTATGATCagtaaaatcattcaaactgtgGTCAAACTGTGGTTAAACTGTGGTCAAACTGTGGTCAAACTGTGGTCAAACTATGGTCAAAATATGGGTCAAACTGTGGTTAAACTGTGGTTAAACTGTGGTCAAAACATGGGTCAAACTGTGGTTAAACTGTGGTTAAACTGTGGTCAAACTATGGTCAAAATATGGGTCAAACTGTGGTTAAACTGTGGTTAAACTGTAGTCAAACTGTGGTTAAACTGTGGTCAAACTATGGTCAAACTGTGGTTAAACTGTGGTCAAACTGTGGTTAAACTACGGTTAAACTGTGGTCAAACTGTAGTCAAACTGTGGTTAAACTGTGGTCAAACTATGGTCAAACTGTGGTTAAACTGTGGTCAAACTGTGGTTAAATTACGGTTAAACTGTGGTCAAACTGTGGTTAAACTGTGGTTAAACTGTGGTCAAACTGTGGTTAAACTGTGGTCAAAGTATGGTCAAAATATGGGTCAAGCTATCGGATGGTGAATTTTAACGCCCTCCTTACAACGGCTattacggtaaaaaaaaaagaagaaaaaagaaaaaggctgcGATCCAACACATAAAGCTGATTTGTAAGAACATCGACATCcggtttttaaaataaaacggCACCGCGTGTACATAAAGTGCGAACATGGgacttacatttaaaatgtatctaAAACGGTGCAGTATAAATGTCTGATGTACAGTGCGGTGGTAGacatagatgtcctgaacacagcCTAGTCAGTGATGTCCATgaatatgttattattacatCTCACAATTGATAAGCCGGagctctgttttattttgaaaaccggatgcCATTGTCCTTACAAATTACCGTAATTCGTTTGTAAGGAGGGCGTTCATATTCGGTTTGAGCCATAGTTTGACCACATTCAGCGACTAGGATGTAGAAATAACACGTTTTCTGCTCCTGTTGTCAAACCTAAAAGGATGCGCTACAGGGCAAACACATTAATGTTGTTCACACCAAACACAATATCTGCGTAAAATTCATTTTGAACCGCACGATCTAATCCTCTGAATGATGCTGCGTTGACAGGTTcactccagcagggggcagcctGTGCACCTTTAAAGCTCGCCGTTGCACTCCGCTCCACTGCCGAGGAAGAAGTCGACAGAAGTGGAAGAAGCTCACTGCTGTAACTTTAGATTGTTGTTTACGCGACTGCTTTCATCTCTACCTGCACGATTTTCACCTTTCATTGAGACGCAGTCGCAACTAAACGTTCTAATACTCGTTTTTACTGCGAACACGCGTGAATTCGTCGTGTTTTCGTGAGTTGAAGAGCTGTTAGCCCGCCGTCTCGTTGGCTTCCGttaccgtgtgtgtgttgctaaCATGTCCGGCGGAGGCGTCGTCCGTGGACCCGCGGGGAGCAACGACTGTCGGATCTACGCGGGAAATCTCCCGCCCGATATACGCTCCAAGGACGTGGAAGACTTGTTCTACAAGTACGGTTCGATCCGCGATATCGATCTGAAAAACCGGAGAGGAGGACCTCCGTTCGCCTTCGTCCAGTTTGACGACCCGAGGTGAGATTCAGTCCATGTGTCCATTGTGTGTCCATCGTGTCTCAGCCTCATGTCCCTCTGTAGTTTCACCTTTTACTAAATAAACATCGGGTACATTAGTCCAAAAATATAACAAAGGACACGGttagtttgagtgtgttttcatCTTCACCTGTAAAGTATGAATTACCAGTGAAATGtctctttttacattttcacagtttGAAGCTTACGCTAATCTCTAAATGTATTCAGAAGGATCGACTTAGTCAATCGAGTAAGCAGCCAACTACTTTCTCCTCTAATCGATTAGTTGATTCGTTCTTACAGCCGtcgtgtgtaacttttaaatgtgagatcaaattacattttcacacacaataaagataataaatagtAAACGTGCATTTCTAAGCTACAAACAGTGACGTGTGTTCACTGATGAACAAAGGCAGGAGGCGAAGTACATTTGTGGGTTTAAGTGATTTCTTTTGGATGATGACGGAGTGTCTCACTGTTTCCACAGGGATGCTGAGGATGCTGTTCACGGACGGGACGGTTATGACTACGATGGATACCGCCTGCGCGTGGAGTTTCCTCGAGGTGgaaggggtgggggtgggggaggaggaggcggaggaggaggaggtggcggaggcggcggcggcggcgctaTGGGACCTCCGAGGGGACGATACGGTCCCCCGTCCCGACGCTCCGAGTACAGGGTTGTGGTGTcaggtgagtgtttttgtttcctatGACCCTGATTAAAGTGTAGAGATCACTTTACAGTATGGCTGCAACGATTCATTGATtcttaatcgatgactaaattaatcaccaACTGTTTTGATCATCAAGTATTCggttttaaagtattttttttttttttaaacaattaatacaagctttctgattttcagcttcttaaatgtgaatatcgtcagtttctttgctccaattgacaaaaaaatcactaaaactgtaaagacatttgagagcatcattatttccaggtttgttaaacactgacatttttcaacattttaactacattttatggacaaaagaatattcaatgaatcgagaaaataatcgacaaatGAATCTATTCTAacaataatcgttagttgcaaccTTACTTTACAGTAGGGGAGGGAGTCACAGGCTACCTCACCATACGAGAcgcgataccaataatatcacgacaCGGAAATTCTGTGagaatcaatatattgcaagacaatcatctAGAGATGCGTTACATATCTGTTTAACTGAAGAAAACGAAACATCTGTGAAAAGCTTCTCTGaatgtagctttctccaccgttATCCTGTCGTAAACTCACTCTTCTTCAGCCAGCCAATgagtttcactcattcatttaagcagcagcagcagcaccgtcGAGTGAagctgccagtgtgtgtgtgtgtttacttttagagtttactttaaaatatcaatatttgccctggcatatTAATGATCATATTCCATGAGGAAGGATGACATTATATCACTAAACTGATATTTTACCTTCCAGGTCTTCCCCCCAGTGGAAGCTGGCAGGACCTGAAGGATCACATGCGAGAGGCAGGTGATGTATGTTATGCTGATGTGTTCCGTGATGGCACTGGAGTTGTGGAGTTTGTACGCAAAGAAGACATGACCTACGCTGTCCGTAAATTGGACAACACCAAGTTTCGTTCTCATGAGGTACGTGACGACTTCCAGCAAACAGCTAATTATTATGGAATGGCCCTGGGACCACAGTGTGGAACTTTTAGACATGTTCTCAGATGAAGAAAGCAGGAGTGACTGGACAGTAAGTCAAGGCCATTGTTGAGTTGAATCGGCTGGTTCTGCTTATCATTTATGTAATTATGTAATTATGTaatgctgatgacagtgtggaAGGCAATAATCTTCACCAAGTGGCTCATTCATTATGAGCATTTGATAGGATTAGAATTGCACCTTATACACGATGAATGAaggtctttttaaatgtgtgtgtgttcagggagAGACGTCCTACGTCAGCGTGAAGACCGACGGTCCCGGCAGCCCCAGCTACGGTCGTTCCCGCTCTCGTAGCCGCAGTCGAAGCCGGAGCAGGACTCGCTCTCGCAGCTTCTCCCCTCGCCGCGGCCGGGCGTCTCCACGTCACTCTCCCCGACGTTCTCGCTCCCGTTCcagctctcgctctcgctcccGCACCTAGATACACCTGAGCTGATCTGGAGCGATGGTGAACATCTGAGCCGAGGAGGAAAATcttgtcattgtcattttacAAACCCTGTGTCTGCTCACCATGAATCATTGCGTGCGTTTCCCCTTTTCCCAAACGTTCtgttgcagttttgtttttacttttttgctgCATGTACACAAACCAGACCTCTGATCTGTGTACCTGGCCTGTCCTGCTTTTTTCACTCTGCTCACCAGCTCATCGTCCCCGTTATATGCTTTGTGTTTTGTCTGCGATGTAAATATTTTACTTCTTCAAAGCATATACTATTGTCTTTGACCttcttgtgtgtctctctgtagaCTGCAGAGGAACAGGATAGGATGGGAACAGAGGAAACAGTACATATTAGGAttaacaggaggaggaggagtcaaatGTGGCACCAATGGTATGATGGCTGTGCCTTATTAACAGTGACATCTGCATTTAAGGCTTTTACATACACCTGACAGTAGACTGCAttattgactctttttttttttttttttcgggaGGCCCAAagcttgtgtttttgcttttgttcatCTTTTAGAGTCCGAAGTCTTAGTTTTTGGGACCGATCATTGACGGTCTCTCTCTCATAGATGCATTTAttgaccttttttatttttaaatttgaaggTGTTCTTCTAACTTGCCTCCTTCTCTTTGGTTCTGCTGGTATTCTGAAGGTTTGGACTGGGCTCATTGTCTCCCCATTCCGGAGCCACATCAGGATTCAGGATCAGAtaaggattaggattaggcttCGGGATGGATACATGGAGCAGGAGCATGGGTGAGGATCCCGAACCCTGGCCCCGTCCACATAAACCCACCAAACTGGAGATATAGTCGTATATTCAAACTCAATTGGCTTTCAATTAATCCAGATTATGTTCTCTGTGGGACCTCAGGAGACCCAGTTACcggcagattttttttctttgttattgttaaaaataAGAAGAGCAAAACTTGGATGAAAACCAGGAGGAGGGCTGGGCAGTGCAGGATGGATGGACACGCGTGAGGAGAGTGGTAAATAGTGGGCAATCATTGAAAGTGTTGGGAGGAGGGAATCTCACTTAATGtagtttgtgtcttttcatCAGAGGAGGGcgatttctgatttattttcataagaATGATCTTCACTACCTTTTTAAAGCTTTATTCTCTTTCAATAAAATTCTCAACCACACAAGTaaatatctgtgtttttttgtgttggacattttctggcagaCGGAGACATGTTTGTTGAATCTTGGAGATGCACAATCCAACAATATTTACAACCTACTTTGGTCAAGTGTTGAACATCGTGGTTTCAAGTTGTTCAATAAAAGCCTTGTGTCATAAAATCTTCACTATGATCCCTGCTGTATGTAAACCTCTCACTGCccttcaccaaagtccataaagacaACTTGTCCCTCTTATGTGTTCATCTTCTGAGGCCGACGTGTCCTGTGTCACTCAAATGGCCTCCACTGTCACAGAGGAGCGCGTGACGCTGACATGTTGGTGTAGACCAGAATCTCTCCTGGACCCCGGTGAAGCCATGGCATGAAGAACGAGGGCACTTCTGAAGGCAGAAGATACAACAAtgtacttaataaagtggcctgtgaGAGAAACTCTcttataaaatattcaaattcaaagaaCTGTATTTGTCCTGGGCACATGGAGCAGTTGTACACATAAACAAGAGACTGCAGAAGACGGCTTTTTGTAagaatgaaacattttaaacataaaataactgTATTTATAAAGGTGTTCAGTTTAGTGCAATGACAAATCAGACCGGAAACAGAGTTTGTGCAAACATGATTTACATCAGGTGCAAACATGATTTACATCAGGTGCACAGTTGACAAATAATGACGTTTTTCGTGTTTCAGGCTCTTCAGATATCGCGAACAAAGCACAATCAGTCAATCCGATCACTGCGATCGATTACACCCACTGACactgagaggagggaggggccgagtgtgtgtgtgagtgtgtgtgtgtgtgtggttaaaaCGGTGCATTCTGGGTGGAAATAAGATGCAGTGAATTGTCCGCGAGTAAAAAACGCAGTTAGCAGAGTAGAAGCGATTTTACAGCCAATCAGCGACGCGCTGGCATCTCAAGGAGGCGTGGCATAGTCGCACGCGCCCCGCGCATACATTAAAGAATAGCTGTGAGATCGCAACGCACTCAACTAAACTAACCGCGAGGAAACTGTGTAAACTGTGACGTCCGCAGCGAAGGTAAGACACACTTTTACTCTTTTCACCGAGTAAACGACACGTTTGTCATCAAATGAGCTGttagctctctgtgtgtgtgtgtgtgtgtgtgtgtgcgtactgATGCTAATGTCGCTGAGCCTCATGTGTTTGTTCTGATGCTCTCTGTAAatctgtgtatctctgtgtaaatgtgtgtaaaagtcTCTTCCTGGCGTTTTAAACTCgacgtttttatttgatttcgTGTGTAATATGTAGTATTAAATAAGTATGGAACGACATTAACAGGCAATAACAGAATTATCCTGACTAAAATACCTGTTTtgtgatattatcacgataattGTTGTGAAAAATCAATGGGCATCTGTCAACATGTTGGTGACATTACTAACCTAACCAGATTATTAACTAACTAACCTTTTaagaatgatgttttttttctatttgcaaAAAGTACAGatggggttaaaaaaaatgaatttaaattgaATGAGAAGAATCCTGAAGATAATGAGGACCTGTCTCCCCCTTGTGGCgtgtcaaaaataaatcactaggactgtatttCCTTTCTCTTTGGTGAGCCAAATAGTTGAATTAATTTGTCAGACAGAAAGTTCAGGTTGTTATTATTGTCCCAAATATAGAAATCAGTcactttttctgatttgttttccaCATTCTGTCCCAATGTTCCTAATGTTTTTACTTGTTAATGCAGATAATCACAGATGTCACTTTGTGGACTTGTGTCACTGCTTCCACTCAGCTCGTGTGTCTCACTGTTTGCATTATCTggagtgattgattgattgattgattgattgatttctttgttgttgtttttctcgtTCAGTTAAAGCGCCATCATGTCTGACAAGAAGGCCGTGATTAAAAATGCAGACATGTCTGATGAGATGCAGCAGGATTCAGTGGACTGTGCCATGCAGGCGGTGGAGAAGTACAACATAGAGAAGGACATTGCTGCTTATGTCAAAAAGGTATGATGTCAAATATGATGAGACGtgtccttttctgtttttaaaacgtGACTTTTCTCGGGTGTTTTTAGCGAGGTGGCGATCATAGGGTAATGCACGGTCCACAGTACAGCGATTCTGTGATAAGACGATCCAATATCATGATATCTGTCTaaccaaataaaagaaaaggctgttaaaagtgcaggaattctctatttattcacaacacggAGAAgaaaggtcataaagtctatgtatagaatgtggatggagcatctttctccaccattatcctgctgtaaactccctcttcttcagtcaGCTCATTTCCACCCAagttttaaatcattcatttaagcagcgccaccgtgaggagacatgaagtagcaatTGTTACTTTTAGagtaacaattattttcataatctgttgatttattttccccattaatcatttggtccaaaatcattcagttttaatgatttctctgttaaatggagcaaagaaaccagaaaatattcacatttaagaagccgaaaccatcagaaatcttgttttaatcatgaaaaaagcttcaaactggtGAATCGATTTAtcaatagttgacgattcagtAATTTAGTAAgggattaataatcaattaattgtttaagCTCTACTTTTAGAGCACGTTAAGTTATGAATTAAAATATGGATATTTACATATTGATTATCATACTGCTTGAGGAAGGACAActacgatatatcaccaaattggTATTTTGACCCCGTATTTAACGGCAGCTTGCCCTCATGATGCTGGAAGTGTAAAACTCCTCCACTCCCCTGTctcatattctctctctctcgtcctctTTTTCTGCAGGAGTTTGATAAGAAGTACAATCCCACATGGCACTGCATTGTTGGGAGGAACTTCGGCAGCTATGTGACACACGAGACAAAGCATTTCATCTACTTCTACCTGGGTCAAGTGGCCATTCTTCTCTTCAAGTCGGGCTGAAACAAACTACTTCTTTTAATTCAGCCTTCAACGCTTGTGTGCCATGCTGTACATTTGCTACCACCTCTGTGCAGACATGCCTACCTCCTGTTTCCTGCTTGCTGCAGTCTGTTGTTGTTCACCACCTACAAaactgccaccaccaccactaggCGGCGCTTTATTCATGCCTGAGCTGCTGATGTTGATAGAAAATGCCAATGTAAAGAAAACTACTTAGGAAGCAGCACTCGGGTGTAGTCTTTGACCACAAGACAGAGTGACCATGAATCATAGTCTGTGTGCACTGATGCATGGGCCTTGTACATTATTTCATATGAATATGTTGTATAATAACTTATTTTTCAAGAAATTAAAATGAGCAACGGAACATTTTTTGTTGAGATGCCTTTAATTTTCAGCGTCAAATGGAGAGCAAGTGAAAATGCGTTGATTGTTTGCTCACACATAATAAAGACTTCTGTGTTAAGAGTTTAACGTTTTGTACGTGCTTGAACATTTCTGCTGTGAATACTGCTGTAAACCTCTGGAATGTACCTCGCTTTTCTCTTTGGTTTTGTGATTTTTagtgtgtccccccccccccatcatcatATTAAGCACAAAACTTTGAGTCAGTAAATTGGTtcacaatgtgtttttgtgcctCACGTTTACTTGCATGGAAGTTAATTAAAAGTTCTTAATGTAGGACGCATGAATTCAGACGACTACCAAAATTATTTCCTAACAGAATGAGATTGGCCTCATCAGTCCAGGATAGCGTTAAATGTTTTGTGTATAGAAGGAAGTAAATTATCCACAACATCTTGACTAAACAGATCCTCTGTTCTAATTATTAAGCTGGACAAGCTAAGCTTTTTCAGCCACATtagaaatattattttgaaaatgcattatttataaTACACATTAACAGTaagtacacaaaataaaaggtaaaaataaacttgtgggtaaaaaaaacccataagaACTTGTGGTCCTCAAAATACCAGACcttattaaagaaaatataaaatgttaattaagAGGGATGAATGAAATACTGCGGagttaaaatacaacatttctgaATTTATCCAAAGAGATGACAAAGACCAAAATCTACCAACAACTGGTGAAAATATACatcttaaatatgaaataacagtCATCATTATTGACCTTATGACCTAACAACTAAATATAAACAGTCGaatagagctgcagctaacaattatattcataattgattaatctgccaattattttctcaattaatcaagtaatggtttggttttggttttatggagcaaagaaagaagaaaatattcacatttaagaagctgaaacgatcagaaatcttgttttaataatgaaaaaaaactcaaatccATAAAtcagttgacgattcatttagtaattgattaataatcgattaatggagtaattgtttcagctctacagtCGAATATTACTAACACTGAGATTCAGCTCCAGTGAAAACCTGCTGTCTGTGGGTGACGCCACTTCAATATGAGGCCACAGGGGGGCAGTAATGAGCCTGTGATACCTGGGTGTGTCTACTTGAAATGAACTGAGCGAGTCCAAGacagtctagctgcagacctgcactgtcaggacccttcgttgcagacctgcactgtgaggtctcctgcactgtcaggaccggaagttgattcgaagcctttcaaaataagagcgaccataccggaagcacgtatttttcgttcccAATGTTTCTtggatctttattttatgtttacaatgtaaatatgtttacgtgtatccatgtgtttaatgaaagagatttaaaaaaaaaaaactgtatatctttccagttcaac from the Solea solea chromosome 4, fSolSol10.1, whole genome shotgun sequence genome contains:
- the srsf1b gene encoding serine/arginine-rich splicing factor 1B, encoding MSGGGVVRGPAGSNDCRIYAGNLPPDIRSKDVEDLFYKYGSIRDIDLKNRRGGPPFAFVQFDDPRDAEDAVHGRDGYDYDGYRLRVEFPRGGRGGGGGGGGGGGGGGGGGGGGAMGPPRGRYGPPSRRSEYRVVVSGLPPSGSWQDLKDHMREAGDVCYADVFRDGTGVVEFVRKEDMTYAVRKLDNTKFRSHEGETSYVSVKTDGPGSPSYGRSRSRSRSRSRSRTRSRSFSPRRGRASPRHSPRRSRSRSSSRSRSRT
- the dynll2b gene encoding dynein, light chain, LC8-type 2b — protein: MSDKKAVIKNADMSDEMQQDSVDCAMQAVEKYNIEKDIAAYVKKEFDKKYNPTWHCIVGRNFGSYVTHETKHFIYFYLGQVAILLFKSG